A region from the Campylobacter subantarcticus LMG 24377 genome encodes:
- the aroC gene encoding chorismate synthase, with the protein MNSFGKRFKFTSFGESHGQAIGCVIDGMPAGVKFDFDFLQEMLDKRKPGQNKFSTPRKEEDKAQVLSGVFEGYTTGAPISVLVYNENTRSKDYEKDVFRPAHADFTYYHKYGIRDYRGGGRASAREGIARVAAGTVAQMLLKEFDIEIMSGVFGVGNIDSKLNNDEFDFDYAKNSEVYALDKNLEQSFKDEILKAKKAKNSIGARVFTRVKNPIKGLGEPLYDKLDSKLAHAIMGVNAVKAIEIGSGIQSSYMYGSQNNDELKDGVFLSNHSGGILGGISNGDFVDIKTYFKPTPSIFLPQQTQNTQGENIIHELKGRHDPCVGIRGSVVVNAMVAICMADALLLNVSSNLQNLQRVYGKNK; encoded by the coding sequence ATGAATAGCTTTGGAAAAAGATTTAAATTTACAAGCTTTGGCGAATCTCATGGTCAAGCTATAGGTTGTGTAATAGATGGTATGCCAGCAGGAGTGAAGTTTGATTTTGATTTTTTGCAAGAAATGCTAGATAAAAGAAAACCAGGTCAAAATAAATTTAGTACTCCTAGAAAAGAAGAAGATAAGGCTCAAGTTTTAAGCGGGGTTTTTGAGGGTTATACAACAGGGGCTCCTATAAGTGTTTTGGTATATAATGAAAATACACGCTCAAAAGATTATGAAAAAGATGTATTTCGTCCCGCGCATGCTGATTTTACTTATTATCACAAATATGGCATTAGAGATTATAGAGGTGGTGGAAGAGCTAGTGCTAGAGAAGGTATAGCAAGAGTAGCAGCAGGAACTGTGGCACAAATGCTTTTAAAAGAATTTGATATAGAGATAATGAGCGGAGTTTTTGGAGTAGGAAACATTGATAGCAAACTTAACAATGATGAGTTTGATTTTGATTATGCTAAAAATAGTGAAGTTTATGCTTTAGATAAAAATTTAGAACAAAGTTTTAAGGATGAAATTTTAAAGGCTAAAAAGGCTAAAAATAGTATAGGTGCTAGAGTTTTTACTAGAGTAAAAAATCCTATTAAAGGTTTAGGTGAGCCTTTGTATGATAAGCTTGATTCTAAACTTGCTCATGCGATTATGGGAGTAAATGCTGTTAAAGCTATAGAAATAGGAAGTGGTATTCAAAGTAGCTATATGTATGGAAGTCAAAATAATGATGAGTTAAAAGATGGGGTGTTTTTAAGCAATCATAGTGGTGGGATATTAGGTGGAATTTCTAATGGAGATTTTGTTGATATAAAAACTTATTTTAAACCAACCCCTTCTATATTTTTACCCCAACAAACGCAAAATACTCAAGGAGAAAATATTATACACGAGCTAAAAGGCAGGCATGATCCTTGTGTGGGTATAAGAGGTAGTGTTGTAGTAAATGCTATGGTAGCTATATGCATGGCTGATGCTTTGCTTTTAAATGTAAGCTCAAATTTGCAAAATTTACAACGCGTTTATGGAAAAAATAAATAA
- the rnc gene encoding ribonuclease III encodes MLKKLQERLNYYFENEQLLIEALTHKSYKKPYNNERLEFLGDAVMDLVVGEFLFFKFQKDSEGNLSKLRAALVNEKSFATLAQKLDLGACIFMSIAEENNDGRNKPSILSDAFEALMGALYLEIGFEKTKNIALNLLNEVYPHIDTQSLFKDYKTKLQEITQANMAGTPEYVVVKAFGPDHKKQFEIVVKIQGIEVARSTAGSKKEAQQQCAKIALEKLGKL; translated from the coding sequence ATGCTTAAAAAACTCCAAGAAAGATTAAATTATTATTTTGAAAATGAGCAATTGCTCATCGAAGCTTTGACGCATAAAAGTTACAAAAAGCCTTATAATAATGAAAGATTAGAGTTTTTAGGTGATGCTGTGATGGATTTAGTAGTAGGGGAGTTTTTGTTTTTTAAATTTCAAAAAGACTCAGAAGGAAACCTTTCTAAGCTTAGGGCAGCTTTGGTGAATGAAAAATCTTTTGCAACCTTAGCACAAAAACTTGATCTTGGAGCATGTATTTTTATGTCTATTGCAGAAGAAAATAATGATGGACGCAATAAACCTTCTATACTTTCTGATGCTTTTGAGGCATTGATGGGTGCTTTGTATTTAGAAATAGGTTTTGAGAAAACTAAAAATATAGCATTAAATTTGCTTAATGAAGTTTATCCACATATTGACACGCAAAGTTTATTTAAAGACTATAAGACGAAATTGCAAGAAATCACGCAGGCAAATATGGCGGGAACTCCTGAGTATGTAGTGGTGAAAGCTTTTGGGCCTGATCATAAAAAGCAATTTGAAATTGTAGTAAAAATTCAAGGCATAGAAGTAGCAAGATCTACAGCAGGTAGTAAAAAAGAAGCTCAACAACAATGTGCTAAAATCGCACTTGAGAAATTAGGAAAACTATGA
- the rnhA gene encoding ribonuclease HI produces MKSIEIYTDGSCLNNPGFGGWAYVLTYKNHQKEQSGACENTTNNRMELMAIIEALKALKEPCEIKLYTDSNLMVQSINEWLEGWLKKDFKGKKNIDLWKEYLNVAKDHKITAFWIKAHNGHELNERCDELARNAALKLQEERSINA; encoded by the coding sequence TTGAAAAGTATTGAAATTTATACTGATGGTTCTTGTTTAAACAACCCTGGTTTTGGAGGGTGGGCTTATGTTTTAACTTATAAAAATCATCAAAAAGAACAAAGCGGGGCTTGTGAGAATACAACAAATAATCGTATGGAATTAATGGCTATTATCGAGGCTTTAAAGGCTTTGAAAGAACCTTGTGAGATTAAGCTTTATACTGATTCAAATTTAATGGTGCAAAGTATTAATGAATGGCTTGAAGGTTGGTTAAAAAAAGACTTTAAAGGTAAAAAAAATATTGATCTTTGGAAAGAGTATTTAAATGTAGCCAAAGATCATAAAATAACTGCTTTTTGGATCAAGGCGCACAATGGTCATGAGTTAAACGAACGTTGTGATGAATTAGCAAGAAATGCGGCTTTAAAACTCCAAGAAGAAAGGTCAATAAATGCTTAA